Below is a window of Arabidopsis thaliana chromosome 2, partial sequence DNA.
AAGGTACGTATGGTTACTCACTTCGGAACCTAGTTCCATTGCTGCCTCGGTAATATCAGTACGGATTGGTTGCTGGTTACCTGATAACGTAACCTGACACAAATTCATAAGGTTTAGGTCATCAGACTTTGTaacagaaacaataaagaCTAAACAAAGTTTTGAGATTCTAGAGTGGAGTTCTTGCCAAATCATCCAAAGACTAACAAATCAGAAAACACAGTTCTTACATCATCAAGTAAACGTTAGTTAATACTTCACTGATCTATTATGTGCATTGATCTATCTTAAGGCCAAAACAAGCTCTAAACTGACCTTGACAAGCTCGCCTGCACAATAACCATCAAATTCTGCGCTGCGAAATTGGAACAAAACCAACATGCAAAACTCATTACTCATAGAAGAAAACTTCCTCAAATTTTGTATGATAAATGTGCCGGACTTACGCAGCTAACTCTTTTTGAACACGTACAGCTTCCACTTGAACAACCATTTGAGCTTTCTTCACAGTCTCATACATATTCTGCATATTACCAAATATTCCTGCCTAGGAAAGATCACACACAAACTTCATTAGTTCCAAAATCATAAACTTTGAATCTTTACAACATGAAGCCTAACTTAAAATGTTCACCTATTGCAGAATCTGTTTGATATTTGAAAAAACCAATGTAATGTACCAACCTTTGATTGTCCATCTTCACTgttattatctttgtttccaCCTCCAAATAATCCATTCACTCGAAGAGACCTGTAACCATTTTTAGACTTGTACTGCTTTGGCCATGTTCTTCTCTGCGAATTCAAGCTCGCATTTCCTGAAActattcaaaccaaaaaattacTAAAGCCCATTTCAATCCCAAAAACacttataaatacaaaattacgCTTCAATTCCTCCAATTATGGAATAGAAAAGTCTAATTACGAAAGATTAAGCAAATTCAGATGAAACCTAATGTACGACAGAtacataaagactcaaaatccagTGTCACGAAACCTTAAGCGAGAGATAGAAGTAGGGATTTAGGAGAGACTAACCATGAGAGAATGGAAAGAGCATAGATTTGGTGAAATTGGTGGTTGCAGCCATCGACGCCATTGTTGTACGAGTAGAGAGATATTAGAGAAGGgctttttttctgaaattcgAGAAGATAAAACCGGAAGCTAATTTTTTCCGGGCAACTTGTTCGTAGCTTCTGTGTTTGTTGAAGCTTTTAACCAATGATTTTGCGCCACGTCactttaactctttttttgaGCTTAGATTGTTTTTGTACCATTCTTTTCTAGTGAAGAAGTCGCAACTTTAAAGTTTATACACTTTCAGTACGAAATTGAGTGATCAAACGTAAAATGTTCTTACATCAGATATTGATTCGATTTTCGAAAAATTCAATTTCTAGTATAGATGAAACTTTATCAGAGATTGTAACATGcttcattaaaccaaaaaaaaaaaaaaacatgctACAATAGAACCATCTTTCGTGGTTCTATGTATGGGACATGGTCATATGTGTTGTGGTCTTGTGGAGCTGTATTGCGAGAAGAACTATTGATTGATTGTGGAGTTGTCTATATACCCTCTATGTATAGAGAGACTCACCCCAAACATTTGAAATACCTCTAGGCAAACCATTTTGGGCCTCTCCTGAAAGAAGACATTTATCATCGTATCATGTCCAAACAAACATACTCTGCTTGTACAGTTGTAAGTTTGTAAAACATATGATAAAAGCATAAGACAACACACACTCCAAAATGCAATCATGATCTATACACTTATTCTGGTCTCTCTAATGGCATTGGTTATTATTCTCATGATTCTCAatctcacaacaaaaaaaacatcatgCAAATCTCCTACTGTCACATtgcataagaaaaaataaaaataaattcatgAATTCAATCTCTGATTCCTCATGGTATATTGTCATGACCTAACAAAggtttttttggtaaaaaaagtTGATATAAAATAATCTAACAAAGTTACAAAGAATCTTCTATGACTTCTCCAAGCAATGAACCTTACCTTGTGTATCATCCATTGCTAGAGATACTGATTCTTTCTGTCCTGGATCAGCATTCAGAGATCTCACTGGGACTGTAATGAGTTTATTCTGCTGTTTCTCAAGCAAAGCCATGTGTTTTTTCCCAAGCGTATGATTCCTCATCGTCTGCTCAGAATTCGTCTGAATATTACAAGTTTTGCACCAAAccgtttccttctttttcttctcaccttttgtcttctttcccGTTGTTTCTTTCGCCGCAATTTCATCTACTTTTTGACCCTGCGGATTAGCATTTTCACATACTCTAATGGCTTCTGGTTGCGGTGCTGTAACGGAAGCAGGGGATAAGGAGGTTGAAGCAGCTTCAGGTGTCTCATTCTGTTGTGTAACAGCAGCCTTATGCTTTTTACCTAACTCATGATCCCTCATGACTATTTGACAATAGGTCCCAACTTTACAAATCTCACACCAAAACTTCTGGTTAGTTCTTAGCTTACCTTCTGCTTTCTTTCCACTGCCAAGTTTCCCTGAACAAGGAACCTTCGAAGAGACTATTTCTCCGGTTTCCAAAGACATCGCCTTTGCTTCTGATTCTTTTGCTTTCGGCCTTTTCACTTGAAGATCTTCGTTCAAACCAGTTTGAATATCCTCTGCTTTACGCTTTTCTCCTACAGGATCAGCTCTAGCCTGCAATAGTAATCAAAGAGAACACATATGGTCAGGATTTGTTATAAGCAAGTAAGGAAAGTACGTGGATAGAAAAGATGAGATATCACACTCGTAGTAAAACACTTACCAATACAATAAACTGCTCTTTGTTAGACTCCAAAACTGATGTTCCTGTAGCCTCAGGCATTTGCTGAAGTTTAGGCAATTGCATGGTACCAACACTGTCTGCTTTAGGCTTAGCTCCTATAATATCAGCTCTATTCTGCAAtagagaaatcaaagagaaCACATATGAAACAAAGGCTTATATATACTCTATCATTTATGTTTACCATTACTTAAAGAACTCACCAATACAATCAAATTCTCTTTATTAGACTCCAACATTGATGTTCCGGTAGCTTCAGACATTTGCTGAAGTTGAGGCAATTGCATCATTGGTGATGTAAGTAGACTGTTGTAAGAGCCTGTGTTGATCAGAGAATCAATGTAACTATACTTCTGTCTGAAAAAGTTGTTGAactgattctgattttgatttggaagCTTCCTTTGATTGATCCACATAGTTAGCTTTTCCTCTAGAGACATCTCCGTGTCTGAAACTCGTCGTATCGCCATTTCTCTCTCGATAGCCATCTCTTGTAAAACCTCAGCTATAAGCTCTCGTTTTCTCGCTGCTTCTGCGATAATGATCTCTTGACGGATTTGttctttctcaatttctcgTTTGATCGCTTCCCGAACTTGATCCTCACTTTGTTGTCCTACGAAAAAGGTTCATAATCACTTCACATTTCGACATGAGAAGATTCATAAACTTCAGATTTTTCACACAGATTTCAATTTCGTGAaatcaaaacatgaaaaaacaaacactcaAAATTTACGTTACAGAAACTAAACAGGTCTCAACAAATCAACTCCTATAGACAATCGCATCACCAAACAAAATACGAAAAGTGCAGAATCATAACAATGTTCTCTGTCGGGGATGGATAAAAAATACGATGCACAGACAGTACAAACCTGGCATTGATCGTTCCGACAAGAAAGGAAAGTTCGGTTTCAGCGACGGAGATGGTGTCGTGTCCGTCGCAGGAGGTGGGCGATTATTATCGATGGCTCTGTATCTGAATTCCATCgaattcaaaatttggagagaGAGCGGAGAAAGAGGGTTATCGTTTGTAATCGCTTTTACCTTCTGGTCGGTCACTTTTCTTAAATAACAGggatagcttttttttttctgttttttcccttttttctttcactgtTGTGAATCTTGTGATAATATcaagagattttttaaaaacaatatggAATTTAATCATATGCAATACTTAGCAAATTTGGTTACTAATTTATTAGAGATTTGACCTGTGATaagatttaaatatatttctattttccttaaaaacttgttttattgaaaattttaaattacatTATGTGATCAATCTTTGACggatttttctatataaaattacaaatttattagGGATTTGATTTGTGTAGTGGcgtttcaaacaaaaatttaaaataaatgtattttagattaaaaaaattatgttaaagggagttttaatattttaagagaTTACAATTATTACATTATATGCGTGTTCAATTTTTGGCGGATTTCTCTATGTAAAGTTACTAATTTACTAGGGATTTGGTTTATGTGGAaccaaaaacaagttttaaattttagtcaATGTATTGTAGATGGTAATTAtgctaatattttttttaatctttcaaGGGCtttaatcaaattcaaaaactttgttcaatctttatctttttgtaactttgtagAGGTTTGACCCGCattattcaaattcaaacagattcttaaaacaaaatcttacaaaaattCTATACTTTGAAACATtcaaccaaattttaaaatcgtGTTCAACTTTCGATTTGTCTATATAAGATTACTAACTTACTAGGGATTTGACTTGTGAAGTGAGAATTTCAAacgatttttaaaatttaggttAATGTATTTTAGGTGGTTGAACaattatctttaatttatgGAGATGATTTTCTGCCTACCAATATATCACCGATTAAAATTCTCACATATGATTACTATTAAGCTAAGCGGCAAAATCATTGGCGTCCCGAAAAAAGTAgtattctctctgtttcataaGTTTGGTATTGTAGGTTttttacacaaattaaaaaaggtattttttatactttttgattattattttgtcttgtttaataatattaattctatttctctgttttctctattAATCACAGctaaaagtaataataatgttatacAAACCATCaattttttgtgaaaaaaaaccTACAACATCAAACTTCATGCAacagaagaaatatataataagttcTAGCGATTAGTTCAAGCCGCTTAACTCGCATCATAACAATgacatattttcattttaaactCAGTTAATAATGATTGGAGTGTCCTATATTCTTTAAAAAGTGTAGTATGTCTTTTCATATTCGAACAACTAGGGTGTTATTCGTTTTATTATTTGAATGGTGCATCTCGATTATGCATCCAAATATTGTAATCTAGAGGATGCTTCCGGctgttgtttgtttatatatttggttcTTCATATGGATTCCCTATCTTGATgtaactttgtttgtttttcttttgtatttgttaatTTACATTCACATCGATGTATTTAATATCAAAATGACTAAATTGTGCATGTGTTAAATTTAATGATATCTTAATAATCTTAACTGTATttacaactaaaaaaatttcaaatttttcttgGCACAATTATAATCCAAGATAATGCAATGTAGCTCATCTAGTAATATCATTTATCAGCTGGAATGAGATTAAATAATGAAAGAGTATGGTAAGTGAAGCCATACCAAAGCTCCCGTGAGTCAACCAATAAACAGACGTCATACGTCAATACCCAAAAAGATATCAACAACGAACCGTAGGATATAATAAATCCCGCAAAATAAACGGTTAAAGATCTCGCGGTACACTCTGTATCTTAATTATTAAGATTCACGTCGCTGGACACAACACCTACTATATTTGTGGTTGTTTGTTTCGTGaagcttctctcttcttctctttttcaagTCATCAAATCTGATCTAATCTCCGTAAATTAATGGCGAGTAGTTGCGAGCTTTGCTGCGAGATCTTCATCGcaattcttcttcctcctgtCGGAGTTTGTCTCAGGCATGGCTGTTGCACTGTAAgtttcatctctctctatcGATCTCTGAACTTTCACAGCTTCTTATTTCAGAAATCGAAACCGTAGTTGAAATTGAATTGATTACGGTTATTTAAATTGAAATTGGTTGCACTCCGGTTTACGGGAACCAATCAATATGATGAATGTGGAGATCAATTACTGAAAATATAATTGtggtgtttttgttaaaaagaaacactaattaagggactaaaaaataaaatttttaaattttgtttttcctaactcatgtttttttggtttaacttGTAGGTTGAgttcttcatttgtttgatACTGACTTGCTTAGGCTACTTACCAGGAATAATATACGCAATTTACGCAATTTGTTTCTTGCACCGCGATGAGTATTTTGATGAATACAGACGCCCAATCTACTATGTTGCTTGACCTCTTGATTGATTCTTGCTCTTGAGCACACATATTGTACTTTAAAGTGTAATTTACTTGTATCCTGGAGATAAtaataccatttttttttaagacacAGGTATTGTGgtttattttactatatactttgatgaatgatgaatGCATAATGCCCAATTACTATTTGCCTATGGAGCCCTCATATTAAAGGTCAGTATCTATCGCGCTATGATACAGCTAAAGAAATTAGCTCAGCAGTCACTGAAgtggaagaggaaaaagaaaacactgtTTTTTCTCTGAAcagtgaagaagacaaagacacttggtgaagaaacagagactgACAGTGATTCTGAATTCAAGATGACTAAGACGACAATACCAAAAACAGgaagaaaagtttaaaaccATTGTTAGCTATTGCATCACTTGAAGACTTCAcacttcttttctcttctttcctgTTTTGCTTTGCTAAGTTGTTTCcaggaaagaagaaagaagaagttgtggAGTCTTTTGATGAAGATAGTGACAGTGATTACTATATTTACCCTAGTCCATTCGATATTGAAGAGAATTCCAACAGTGAGGAATACAATCAAATCTTCATTGTTATATGTTACCCTAGTCCTAATACatactatatttatataatggTAGTACCATACTTACCATTACCCTGAGTGAGTTTCAACGATGATTGAAATTGAATTAAGGCATCCCACAATTAATTAGATTATTAATGTCAAAGACAAAAATTGTGTAGGCACTAAGAATAAGATAACAATCAacaaattgtgtttttttttctcctcacCCTGAAATGTTCAAAACTCAAGATgaacgaaaaaaacaaagatgtaACAAAACTGAACCAAATCTTCCAAGTATGTGATATTAactcaaaacttatataagaaaaatgattcaGACTACTCCTCAAGTAAACATTTTAAGACTTTGCCGGCCAAACCAATTTACTTTTAGAGCAAACTCTGGCATGCCTCAACTTCAACCGCCTGCGAATCCAATACAGACTGTCCCGATGGACACTCGCGAACACTCTTTATCACTGCATTGAGTACGGTTTTTCTGAACCACTcatcttccatcttcttcagaaCATCTCTCACCAGCTCGAAATCCAAGACTTTAGCTGAGACCAACTCCCCTAAGAACTCTCCGAAGCTGTTTGGTGCTTTTGGCAGATCGATTCCAATGTCATCCAACATGGAACCGTAGAGCAAACAACCTGCCCCTAAGTCTTTAGATGTCAGCACATTCTTAGAGATCAGATGTTTCAAGAGTTTGGCAATTGGTTCAACCAATGGTGGGTTTTTCTCTAGACCGAGCGAGATTGTTTCCTTGACGAGCTCCGGGTGGTAAGATGGAGATTTTAGTTCCTCAACGCATTGCAATGCCTCATCCACTAAACGAATACTGAAATACTCTTCAAGAAGCGACTTGGTTTTTCTCTCGAGCTCTCCTGCGTTCAGGCTATTAGCCAGAGGAGCTGCCTGTGGCTGTGGCTGAGGTTGAGACCGTGGTTGCGGCTTCTCAACAGTTGGAATGGGTTTAGAGGCTTGAGGAGCTGAGCTAGAACCGTTACCTTGCAAAAGAGGGCTTGGCCTACCACCACCATTGAGGAGACCTCCGCTACCCTGAGGAAGAAGCCTTGAGTTGACTGAGAGTGACTTGTTGATAGCAGGAGGTGGCTGAAAACGCGGCTGCTGCACTGTTTGTCTATTGCCTCTGGGCATGGACCGGGTCCGTGCCATTTCCCAGCCGTCTTCATCCATAGGCATCACCCTAGTTCCCGGCATGCCGGGCATCATTCCTCCAGTACCAGGACGGCCAAGGATATTTCCCAAGCCCATACCGTCTGCTGCACCAGAAACCGCAGCgcggttgttgttgttgtttctcatACTTGCCATTGCACCCGGACGCATCCCAAGATTTCTCTCTGCCTCAGAATGGatttcattgattttcttCGCTTTCACCTGCCATTGAATAAGTACAACAACACGTAAGCACGGATAAAGAACTAAAGACTgttattaaaagatttgagaTGGAATGATAAAATCTTACCTCCTCACGCCTTGGTACCCATTTATTAGCTCGAAGATCAACAACGTTTTGGACCATAAATCTGAGACGCAGCTCTAGCTGAGGGTGCCTTGCTAGCTCCTTCAACCGACCAAAGTACGTGTCATTAATACCTCGAGATCGTGGGCTGTCATCAAGTTGCTTCCCAATGGTTATAAAAAATTGGCAGAGAGCTTCAACATCTCCCTCTGCTGGGCAAGCTTTAGTATCGTCTCCTAAAAGCTCCTGAACAATATGATGAACTATCTTCTCAGGCACCATCTTTTGCTTGAGAAGTTCACCAATCAGACGGATATTTCCAAGTGTCCGGAGCTTTGCCATTTTCTCCTTATCCATTCTTTCCATTTCTTGGTCTGGATTAGTCATCTGTCTGATCTCTTCCTTCAATTTGCCAGCACCTTCAAATGCCTCTTGGCAATTATTCAAAAGCACTCTTTTAAAGGTTATTTCTTTCCCACCGGGTTCCTCAGAGGGAAACGAAGGTAGCTGTCCGTTAATATCAAAACACAGAAGAGCATACATCTCGCAGAATGTGGGCTGCAGTATAGCATTCTCAAAAATTAGCTGTATCACTTCCTGCAATCAAAGGTAAGAGCAAATCAATACCATGAAAGAGAGAACTACAACAATAGAGATCAGGAATTGAAACAAACCTTTAGGATATCTGCGGAAGTGATGCCAGCGTCAATCAATTGACCTTTAAGAAGCTCGTACTTCTCCGGAGTAAGCTTGTTTAGAATACTGCATAAAATTGTAAAGAATCAGTCAGAATATACATCACATCAACCTTCAAACACAAAAGCTGAAAAGAATAGTATTAGTTGTTGACAATACCCTTTCACGCTCTTAACGACTCGATCTTTATCTGAAAGAGCTCCTCTTTTAGCTGACCACGGAACCTCCGCTTTAATCAGCACAGGGGTAGGACCAGACTGTTTCACAAGATGATCATGTtagcaagaagagaaaactagTAATGATATGCCAACACATAACAAGTGACGAAAACTTACCCCTTGCCATGTACTTTTGGCTTCACGAGGGTCGTCCCTTAACCATTCTTTACCAGAGGTTGGAATCTGAGAACGACTATGCCAGTCACGGTTATCAGTCTCGGTATGACGATGCTGAGTATGATTTGTTATCTAATAagaccaaaaccaagaatgaAAGTTTAAAAGACAGATTCCAAAACAGGAGgattacacacacacacacagacACACACTTACTTTACTCTCGGCTGCATGATTCCCCCAACTCTGCTCTTCGCCAAAAAGCTCAACTGCGATTTCCTTACAGCGTCTAAGAATTTCATCAGAGACTTGAACAGACTGCGATCAAGAAAACACAAAGGTGAATGATTTGGTTCACAAAGTCAAAAACAGAATCAGAGAATTAAGTTAAATACCTCTCTGTGCTGAAGTATCTCTTCTCGGGAAAACCTCACACGTTCACCAGAATTTTCTCtctacaaaaacataaaatgtcAAGAGCTTAGGATTCAATTACATAACATAAAGTATCAATCTTTGTCCatattcaaattcaacaaccctaaaaattcaaactttgtaCAAAATTCGATTCAAAATCATGGAAACGAATCCAATCCTCGTTTAAACTCGAATTGCGAAACCAAAttgaagagaaacagaggatttttCAATGTATTTACCTTGACGGGAAAAGGGGTTTCTTCGGAGCCGCCATTGGTAAGAtcaaaagaggaagaggagctAAAGCGAGGGACGAAAAGCCTGCTTTTGCCGCCGCCACCGCCGGGTCTCAAACTCAAAACCGATGGTTCACCTTGTTGTTGCATTACTcgattctcttgttttttcgCAATTAGAAggattcaataaaaaaaagttttgcagATAGATAGAGGTatatagtgtatatatatgtgtctGTATTGACGGTGGAGAAGATAAAATCACTTCgattccctttttttttttggctgaaGCTGTGTTCTGTGGTTTGCcctaatttccttttcttcttctcacgtGTAAATGTTATTGTTAATTACGAAAATATTCtgtatatcaaaataattttatttattgaaaaagaatTGATGGAAAAATCTTACGAAATAAAGacttaatattgtttttaatgcaTCATTATCAAAATACAAGTCTACTTTCACAGAATTAATTACCAAAGTATCCTCTGTCTATAATCTCcaacacaaaataattaatttttgggAAAAATAATTGATGGAAAATCTTATGAAATGAagacataattattttgtatttattgcatcactataaaaataaaaatctttgttGCATCATTAAAAGTGTTGTTGGCATGGCTCTTGCATGAGTTAAGTTAGTTAATTCAAAGATTACCTCTATCTataagttatttatttttgtttcctaaaattatgaatttttaagtaaatttgacaaatatacatatgtataataataaatatagttGGTTTATTAgattataatttcttaaaaaataaaaaaataactttatatGCATAGATTCCTTTGCaaattataactttattttactCCCTTTAAAATTAGGAACATGATATTCCTCAAATTTCTCCCATGTTCAATGTGATTATGCTGGTTTTAGTTTAgatgttaaaataaaaatcctaaaaactaaaaagtaattGGGCCCTTTGTTTTAAAGCCCATAAGCccattaataaaaacattgaCGTTTAGCTTCCAAACATTGGAAACGACGTAGTTTCATTCTCCGTTGCGTTTTATTCTTCTGGATAAGAGCTTCGTGATGGTTTGAAACCTctgagtg
It encodes the following:
- a CDS encoding Putative BCR, YbaB family COG0718 (Uncharacterised BCR, YbaB family COG0718; INVOLVED IN: biological_process unknown; LOCATED IN: chloroplast thylakoid membrane, chloroplast, chloroplast stroma, chloroplast envelope; EXPRESSED IN: 22 plant structures; EXPRESSED DURING: 14 growth stages; CONTAINS InterPro DOMAIN/s: Uncharacterised protein family UPF0133 (InterPro:IPR004401); BEST Arabidopsis thaliana protein match is: Uncharacterised BCR, YbaB family COG0718 (TAIR:AT4G30620.1); Has 2239 Blast hits to 2239 proteins in 898 species: Archae - 0; Bacteria - 1882; Metazoa - 0; Fungi - 0; Plants - 55; Viruses - 0; Other Eukaryotes - 302 (source: NCBI BLink).); its protein translation is MASMAATTNFTKSMLFPFSHVSGNASLNSQRRTWPKQYKSKNGYRSLRVNGLFGGGNKDNNSEDGQSKAGIFGNMQNMYETVKKAQMVVQVEAVRVQKELAAAEFDGYCAGELVKVTLSGNQQPIRTDITEAAMELGSEKLSQLVTEAYKDAHAKSVVAMKERMSDLAQSLGMPPGLSEGMK
- a CDS encoding Putative BCR, YbaB family COG0718 (Uncharacterised BCR, YbaB family COG0718; INVOLVED IN: biological_process unknown; LOCATED IN: chloroplast thylakoid membrane; EXPRESSED IN: 22 plant structures; EXPRESSED DURING: 13 growth stages; CONTAINS InterPro DOMAIN/s: Uncharacterised protein family UPF0133 (InterPro:IPR004401); BEST Arabidopsis thaliana protein match is: Uncharacterised BCR, YbaB family COG0718 (TAIR:AT4G30620.1).); protein product: MASMAATTNFTKSMLFPFSHGNASLNSQRRTWPKQYKSKNGYRSLRVNGLFGGGNKDNNSEDGQSKAGIFGNMQNMYETVKKAQMVVQVEAVRVQKELAAAEFDGYCAGELVKVTLSGNQQPIRTDITEAAMELGSEKLSQLVTEAYKDAHAKSVVAMKERMSDLAQSLGMPPGLSEGMK
- a CDS encoding zinc ion binding / nucleic acid binding protein (zinc ion binding;nucleic acid binding; FUNCTIONS IN: zinc ion binding, nucleic acid binding; INVOLVED IN: biological_process unknown; EXPRESSED IN: cultured cell; CONTAINS InterPro DOMAIN/s: Zinc finger, U1-type (InterPro:IPR003604), Zinc finger, double-stranded RNA binding (InterPro:IPR022755); Has 35333 Blast hits to 34131 proteins in 2444 species: Archae - 798; Bacteria - 22429; Metazoa - 974; Fungi - 991; Plants - 531; Viruses - 0; Other Eukaryotes - 9610 (source: NCBI BLink).), which gives rise to MAIEREMAIRRVSDTEMSLEEKLTMWINQRKLPNQNQNQFNNFFRQKYSYIDSLINTGSYNSLLTSPMMQLPQLQQMSEATGTSMLESNKENLIVLNRADIIGAKPKADSVGTMQLPKLQQMPEATGTSVLESNKEQFIVLARADPVGEKRKAEDIQTGLNEDLQVKRPKAKESEAKAMSLETGEIVSSKVPCSGKLGSGKKAEGKLRTNQKFWCEICKVGTYCQIVMRDHELGKKHKAAVTQQNETPEAASTSLSPASVTAPQPEAIRVCENANPQGQKVDEIAAKETTGKKTKGEKKKKETVWCKTCNIQTNSEQTMRNHTLGKKHMALLEKQQNKLITVPVRSLNADPGQKESVSLAMDDTQGKVHCLEKS
- a CDS encoding Low temperature and salt responsive protein family (Low temperature and salt responsive protein family; INVOLVED IN: response to cold, hyperosmotic salinity response; LOCATED IN: endomembrane system, integral to membrane; EXPRESSED IN: 22 plant structures; EXPRESSED DURING: 13 growth stages; CONTAINS InterPro DOMAIN/s: Uncharacterised protein family UPF0057 (InterPro:IPR000612); BEST Arabidopsis thaliana protein match is: Low temperature and salt responsive protein family (TAIR:AT4G28088.1); Has 850 Blast hits to 850 proteins in 229 species: Archae - 0; Bacteria - 186; Metazoa - 38; Fungi - 231; Plants - 380; Viruses - 0; Other Eukaryotes - 15 (source: NCBI BLink).) translates to MASSCELCCEIFIAILLPPVGVCLRHGCCTVEFFICLILTCLGYLPGIIYAIYAICFLHRDEYFDEYRRPIYYVA
- a CDS encoding zinc ion binding / nucleic acid binding protein (zinc ion binding;nucleic acid binding; FUNCTIONS IN: zinc ion binding, nucleic acid binding; INVOLVED IN: biological_process unknown; LOCATED IN: intracellular; EXPRESSED IN: cultured cell; CONTAINS InterPro DOMAIN/s: Zinc finger, C2H2-like (InterPro:IPR015880), Zinc finger, U1-type (InterPro:IPR003604), Zinc finger, double-stranded RNA binding (InterPro:IPR022755); Has 35333 Blast hits to 34131 proteins in 2444 species: Archae - 798; Bacteria - 22429; Metazoa - 974; Fungi - 991; Plants - 531; Viruses - 0; Other Eukaryotes - 9610 (source: NCBI BLink).), with the translated sequence MEFRYRAIDNNRPPPATDTTPSPSLKPNFPFLSERSMPGQQSEDQVREAIKREIEKEQIRQEIIIAEAARKRELIAEVLQEMAIEREMAIRRVSDTEMSLEEKLTMWINQRKLPNQNQNQFNNFFRQKYSYIDSLINTGSYNSLLTSPMMQLPQLQQMSEATGTSMLESNKENLIVLNRADIIGAKPKADSVGTMQLPKLQQMPEATGTSVLESNKEQFIVLARADPVGEKRKAEDIQTGLNEDLQVKRPKAKESEAKAMSLETGEIVSSKVPCSGKLGSGKKAEGKLRTNQKFWCEICKVGTYCQIVMRDHELGKKHKAAVTQQNETPEAASTSLSPASVTAPQPEAIRVCENANPQGQKVDEIAAKETTGKKTKGEKKKKETVWCKTCNIQTNSEQTMRNHTLGKKHMALLEKQQNKLITVPVRSLNADPGQKESVSLAMDDTQGKVHCLEKS
- a CDS encoding Low temperature and salt responsive protein family is translated as MASSCELCCEIFIAILLPPVGVCLRHGCCTLKKLAQQSLKWKRKKKTLFFL